The following proteins are encoded in a genomic region of Caldisericia bacterium:
- the polX gene encoding DNA polymerase/3'-5' exonuclease PolX: protein MRNKEVAKKLYELASLAELAGENPFKVNAYIEAARRIENLPIPIEELAKEGKLTEIKGVGTGIAKKIKQYLETGTIEKLEEFKKKVPPSLLELEKIPGIGPKAALSLYKHLGIKTIEELKEAAEKGKIRELPGFGPKKEENILKALKGMKKKEEKRVSIGLALPLAEFIRDEIKKKAPVDKIEICGSIRRMKETIGDIDILVTSRESEKVMEVFSNLPVVKEVLVRGDTKTSVITKEDIQVDVRVVEPESFGAAIQYFTGSREHNVKLRELAIKKGLKINEYGVFKGDKRIGGEKEEEVYNLLGLPWIPPEMREDRGEIEEAMRGKLPKLVDYKDIKGDTHVHTKYSDGVNSVEEMAEEAIKMGYKYIVISDHAKSLGVASGMSIEEFKKQKKEIDRLNEKFGDKFRIFFSVELNILSDGNVDFPEEELDIFDFCIAGIHSGFNQSMEKMTNRIKKAMGIKKVKIIAHPTGRIIGEREGYKVDIEEIFKEAKNSGVFLEINATPQRLDLSDLNVMHAKSLYGLKFTIGTDAHAKVSLPDIRYGVGVARRGWLTKEDIINTLPLKKFEKIMKEK from the coding sequence ATGAGGAATAAAGAGGTTGCAAAGAAGTTATATGAACTTGCATCCCTTGCAGAACTTGCAGGAGAGAATCCATTTAAGGTAAATGCCTATATTGAGGCAGCAAGAAGGATAGAGAATCTTCCAATACCCATAGAGGAACTTGCAAAGGAGGGAAAACTCACAGAAATAAAGGGGGTTGGAACAGGAATTGCAAAGAAGATAAAACAATACCTTGAGACAGGAACCATTGAGAAACTTGAGGAATTTAAAAAGAAGGTTCCTCCATCACTTCTTGAGCTTGAAAAGATTCCTGGAATTGGACCAAAGGCAGCGCTTTCTCTATACAAACATCTTGGAATAAAGACCATAGAGGAACTCAAAGAGGCAGCAGAAAAAGGGAAGATAAGGGAACTCCCTGGATTTGGACCAAAGAAGGAAGAAAATATACTTAAAGCCCTTAAAGGTATGAAGAAAAAAGAGGAAAAGAGGGTATCCATTGGACTTGCTCTACCTTTAGCTGAATTTATAAGAGATGAGATAAAGAAAAAGGCACCCGTGGATAAGATTGAGATCTGTGGAAGTATAAGGAGAATGAAGGAAACCATAGGTGATATAGATATACTTGTAACAAGTAGGGAGAGTGAGAAAGTTATGGAGGTTTTTTCAAACCTTCCTGTTGTAAAGGAAGTGCTTGTTAGGGGAGATACAAAAACATCAGTTATAACAAAGGAAGATATACAGGTTGATGTTAGAGTTGTTGAGCCAGAATCCTTTGGAGCAGCCATTCAATACTTCACAGGTTCAAGGGAGCACAATGTAAAACTAAGAGAACTTGCAATAAAGAAAGGGCTTAAGATAAATGAGTATGGAGTTTTCAAAGGGGATAAAAGAATTGGGGGAGAGAAAGAGGAGGAAGTTTACAATCTCCTTGGTCTTCCATGGATACCTCCTGAAATGAGGGAGGATAGGGGAGAAATTGAGGAGGCAATGAGGGGTAAACTACCGAAACTTGTTGATTATAAGGATATAAAGGGAGATACCCATGTACACACAAAATACTCAGATGGGGTAAATAGTGTTGAGGAGATGGCTGAAGAAGCCATAAAGATGGGATATAAGTATATTGTAATCTCTGATCATGCAAAATCCCTTGGTGTGGCATCAGGTATGTCCATTGAGGAGTTTAAAAAACAGAAGAAAGAGATAGATAGATTGAATGAGAAGTTTGGTGATAAATTTAGAATATTCTTCTCTGTGGAGTTAAATATACTCTCAGATGGAAACGTGGATTTTCCAGAAGAAGAACTTGATATCTTTGACTTCTGTATAGCAGGAATTCACTCTGGATTTAACCAGAGTATGGAGAAGATGACCAATAGAATTAAAAAGGCAATGGGAATTAAGAAAGTAAAAATAATTGCACACCCGACAGGTAGGATAATTGGAGAAAGGGAGGGATACAAGGTGGACATTGAGGAGATATTTAAAGAGGCTAAAAATAGCGGTGTATTTCTTGAGATAAATGCAACACCACAGAGGCTTGATTTGAGTGATTTGAATGTTATGCACGCAAAGAGTCTTTATGGCTTAAAGTTTACAATAGGAACAGATGCCCATGCAAAGGTTTCTCTCCCTGACATAAGATATGGAGTTGGAGTGGCAAGGAGAGGGTGGCTTACAAAGGAAGATATTATAAATACACTCCCATTAAAGAAATTTGAAAAGATTATGAAGGAAAAATGA